CATAACTTAGCACTTAGTTGAACCTATTTTAAGCACAAATGGTAGGGCATGTGAGTCGATCAGAAGCGAATGGAAGGTTCGGGTTTCACGGCCTTCGATTCTCTACTCGATTACCAACGACGCCAGTGACGTCGGTGCGCTGGCGCCTATACCAACTCCTTTGCGGCTTCGTGTCATGAATACATGAGGAAGTCTTTAGCGGCGTAAGTTAATTCGTGGTTTAGCTCAGTGATACTTAAGGAATGTGGTCAAGTTACAGTGTCCAACCAAACCAAACAACGTGACCTCAATTACTACCTTATCACTACCAATAAAAaccaaatacaatataaaatttcgGACTTAAAATGGCATTAGATTAAATGCGGGATTTTAGCGACAAGATGTTGAGAACTCTAGtgcaaacaaaaagtaaatgtatCGACGAGCAGACCAGACGAAAAAGAACGCACGACACGCTCACTTTTTTAGCCAGGCAGTAGATCGGGTGCGATGCGCGTGAGTCACCGGCATACCGGCGCGCACCATGCACCGTACGTGTCAACCACCTATTTATGTCGCTGGTCGCAGGACGAAGCGCAAATAAACAGCATCAAAGAGACGTCGGATTCCGCTCGGCGACGGTGCGAGCACCAACCGAAAGCAACGAAAACAACCACCATTGTCTACGGATGAGTTATTTTCGCAAATAGACATGGATTCGCCACTTCCAGCCGTTTGCAAGTTCTGTCGCTATCCGCACGGGCTAAGTTAAGACATTGATGGATTTTTTGATGAGCTGTCCAATGTTTAAATTATCTTAGGGCTGCTACTGGTGTTGAATTTTAATTGGTTGACTCACAACTTGGACTGCAggccttttgtttttatgaaacattctactcaatttaattttaatatcttaattacCTAGTTGGGTAAAGTAGAAATAGttctgtttgaaataaaaaaaatgttataagaaacaaaaacttaactaaAACGCAACTACtccaagaattttattttttatagtaccCAATAACTTAAGCTGGAACTGATGTTAAGAgcagcagaaaaaaaaacataatattattctgaTTAGCTCATTAAATTTTTAGGAACCagtttagtaatttttatctacttacttatttttattcaccCCAATTCcaaattttcaaagtaaatgttattattggAGTAGTTACAACCATAGCAGTTTAAAGTTATAAGCATGTAGTTTCTCAGGCAAATGGAAAAATGccaaaaattataattctatCTATCCGCATGCAGTGAGTGTAATGCAGACAgggaaaattacaaatatttaaatagcaagTCTGTATTCTGATTGATAGTGGGCATACTCCTATAGTCCGCCCTTGACATTTAAGGACAGGATAAGAGTGtagtttaattatatgtaaaatgCAACATTATGCGTCTGGTACTTATTTAAGCACATAGCTTGAAAACCAACTGACCTTTCATCCTCTGGCGGTGGAGCAGCTTGCGGCTCATCCTTGCCATCCCCGGTGTCGCCGGCCTGCAGCGTATCGGTGGACACATCTGGAGCACCATTATCACACGCATTCACATTCACACTGCTCATCACTGCGCCACTGATCGCGTGAGACACCGCACTAACTGGGCTACCGAAGCCCTGACTGTCATGGCCCGGCTGCGCCGTGTTCGCCACGTACGCAGTAGAACTCACCGGCATCGACACCACCGGCGAGTTAGTCCCCGACACGGTCGCCTCCACTGGCGCGACACTACTCTGCGACATGACTGGCACCACGCCGCCATAGCCCAGACCCATGCTGGTCTGGGACTGCACCACGTTCGGGTGAACCCCGCCGCCCATACCGACCGGCATGCTTGGCTGCATAGACATCGGAATGTTCTGGTGTGCCATTGACACCTGCGCCACCGGCTGGTTGGCGACGTATTGCACGCCGCCCATTTGACCCTGCCCGCCTACCTGCTGCGGCAACAGGTTTTGTTGCCCCATGTGCTGGCCGACTGGCATTTGCTGACCGACATTCGTTGGCTGCATGAATATAGAATCTGAGGCGGGTATCTGCATACTAGGCTGATTCCCGTCTAGAGTCATCTGCATATTCTGTGGAGCCGCAGCCATCATCTGCATGTTCCCTTGAGGCACATTCCCTTGCTGAGGAGCAATAGTGTGCACTGTTGTAGGCTGCTGTTGACCAGCAAGACTTTGGAGATTCGCAGGCAATGTTGAGCCTTGTGGTTGCGAAGGCATAGGTTGAAGATTAGAAGGAAGGGTTGCACCTTGCTGTGATGTAACAATAGATGTGAGCACCTCTTGTGGCATTGTTTGGCCTTGTTGACTCATCTGTGATTGTTGAGCATGGTATTGAGGAACACTATGTTGAGGCTGTACCATCTGCTGTTGTGATGAAGGCATACTCGCATTAATCATGGACTGAGCTTGCTGAGACTGTTGATTAACCGCTTGATTGTATTGTTGCTGTACTCCTGACATCCCCGGCTGTTGCATTTGAGGGTGCATGCCAGGGACCACTGACTGCTGGGGCTGTGATGGCAGCTGATGCATTTGAGGCTGCATTTGTTGAATCTGTTGATTAGCTCCAGTGAGTTGAGAAGGCATCTGCATTTGTTGAATATGATTAGGTATTTGTTGATTTTGCAGAGCTTGTATCTGAGCTTGGCTAGGCAAATGCTGAAGTTGGGGTTGTTGCGCACCCATTGTCTGCTGTCCCTGCAGGTGGTGAGCTTGACCCATGTTGGACATTTGTGTCTGTTGCATATGTATTTGAGGATTTGGCTGGCCTTGTATTTGCTGCATTTGCATTTGTTGCATCTGAGGTTGCTGAGTAGCCACTTGAGGGATCT
This sequence is a window from Trichoplusia ni isolate ovarian cell line Hi5 chromosome 8, tn1, whole genome shotgun sequence. Protein-coding genes within it:
- the LOC113496689 gene encoding protein bunched, class 2/F/G isoform-like isoform X2, whose amino-acid sequence is MADNLIQKSHKTSEKNKYNNVVHRTTSESLRLNESEKGVTHPTSLQAAHNPRKISSFQITSVTVGSRVSTDAGEDSADDLDESHTDDISRVTDIENETPSYSEDTFSKDDVFYNASSASLGCAPVIPTSSQYGLAIVGQDNANNQIGGAVPNSNNTEGSDMHVSVTNAGTGSIINLIGNAKPQEGMKEIQEHVRNERFKVVKIESTEPFRRGRWMCMDYLDHTTTQQNAPITLNNNLDVTETNALQAPDSGVVINDSQHDEVSNDLTNKGPKDMQGNAPSVQQLEQTLQKQFPMASPGQSLTQPINVVQQQMQPVSQSVSVQSPPLEMPQQMPNPNMQANQQVGQQHPQSMTHITLQNAAQNHPQQTQQQQVQQIPQSFPQHQLQQVIAQSQGMAMQQIPMHQQMPQQMQQIPNQQMQQMSQHMPQAQIPNMPQMQQQMPQMQAMPNQGQIPQVATQQPQMQQMQMQQIQGQPNPQIHMQQTQMSNMGQAHHLQGQQTMGAQQPQLQHLPSQAQIQALQNQQIPNHIQQMQMPSQLTGANQQIQQMQPQMHQLPSQPQQSVVPGMHPQMQQPGMSGVQQQYNQAVNQQSQQAQSMINASMPSSQQQMVQPQHSVPQYHAQQSQMSQQGQTMPQEVLTSIVTSQQGATLPSNLQPMPSQPQGSTLPANLQSLAGQQQPTTVHTIAPQQGNVPQGNMQMMAAAPQNMQMTLDGNQPSMQIPASDSIFMQPTNVGQQMPVGQHMGQQNLLPQQVGGQGQMGGVQYVANQPVAQVSMAHQNIPMSMQPSMPVGMGGGVHPNVVQSQTSMGLGYGGVVPVMSQSSVAPVEATVSGTNSPVVSMPVSSTAYVANTAQPGHDSQGFGSPVSAVSHAISGAVMSSVNVNACDNGAPDVSTDTLQAGDTGDGKDEPQAAPPPEDERYYNSLRHTPRP